The following are from one region of the Paenibacillus sp. JZ16 genome:
- a CDS encoding discoidin domain-containing protein, translated as MVSIFSLVCNWVTASPSDALAAGTTYYVDSTGGDDRNNGTSQDSAWRSLDKVNATTFAPGDKILFKAGEIWNGRLWPKGSGSSGNPIIIDMYGSGSKPLIAGITSELEAVFLKNQEYWEINNLEVTNSSPLPFDRDWENPRGQRRGVYILNEEAGLLNHIYIQNMNIHDVDGSYTTRSGGIIFDSVGSTTPSAFNDILIDGNILTDVDAYGIYIGSNCILRYGMGDLWPWVPKPYGPWTPSTQVKISNNTVIRAATGGIAWNVTDGAVVERNTVQQATYLATNASIWWAYADNNLVQFNESFASVNGAEDGHGFDVDAGNINSLVQYNYSHDNAGGFMLFVNDTYNTINTIVRYNISQNDRKSIFRYSGSIDNVYNYNNTIYVGKSSGNPVMSDYFTKASGAPRNIHNYNNVYYSVGDKGWDLTGQTFDYNAYYGGNTLVQADAHKITDDPKLVDPGSGGNGMDTVNGYQLQATSPLIGAGIRINDNGGRDYFGNPLYNGAPDIGAHEYEGSVPPAGNMPDPIVIVPKRPASTPVDNLATQAAASTTFQTSSSGPIENIIDNDYDTAWETDTSPSFPNDITLDFGEQTLMANQLKLNTRYGKDLGITNFDLEYRNGSAWIPLRTNINLTWDLNTGANEIKSVEFPLTRFSQIRLKVHDGVNPSGRIALNELELYNNPELSKDMVTTTFATGAGTITNIIDNNLNSAWGSTGDVTFPGYITLDYGNHRVPVNKVTLVTFFGIGQGITNFDVEYFDGSRWVTALSGASVEWNLNDSTKERQSVSFPTVNAYKLRLKVNDGNRIWGNIALNELVVEHIVDNVPVTGIIVDTPELVFNSSSGRSRELHATVMPDHATNKNITWSTNQGQVATVDDHGIVTAVEEGRAVITATTEDGNFQASSHITVDWTAPEITIYQVVTSEYNTGVFQPKFEVADILSGVNHAKTEVILDGNVLTDLTDIPLYKLEQGTHTFTIKAIDLTGNSSIQSIDFQVKTSYAALEELVQRFADEGTIDNKGIANSLLKKLQKQNLSSFISEVHAQKGNHISAEVAEYLLRDAATLLNPL; from the coding sequence ATGGTTTCTATCTTTTCCTTGGTTTGCAATTGGGTTACCGCTTCACCGTCGGACGCTTTAGCTGCCGGAACCACTTATTATGTGGACAGTACAGGGGGCGATGACAGGAATAACGGCACAAGTCAAGACTCTGCGTGGAGATCGTTAGACAAAGTTAACGCGACTACCTTTGCCCCAGGCGACAAAATCTTGTTCAAAGCTGGGGAAATCTGGAATGGCAGGCTGTGGCCTAAAGGTTCCGGTTCAAGCGGAAATCCGATCATTATCGATATGTACGGTTCCGGAAGCAAACCATTAATCGCCGGGATTACGTCCGAACTGGAAGCCGTCTTTTTGAAAAACCAGGAGTATTGGGAAATCAACAACCTGGAGGTGACAAACAGCTCGCCGCTGCCTTTTGATCGAGATTGGGAGAATCCGCGGGGCCAAAGACGGGGTGTCTATATCTTGAATGAGGAAGCTGGTCTATTGAATCACATCTATATCCAAAACATGAACATCCATGATGTCGATGGATCATATACCACACGCTCCGGAGGCATTATTTTCGATTCGGTTGGTTCGACTACACCCAGCGCATTTAACGATATTCTCATTGACGGTAATATACTGACGGATGTGGATGCCTATGGCATTTACATTGGCTCTAATTGTATCTTGCGCTACGGAATGGGCGATTTATGGCCATGGGTACCTAAACCTTACGGGCCATGGACGCCGTCCACCCAAGTGAAAATATCCAATAATACCGTCATCAGAGCCGCAACCGGCGGGATCGCGTGGAATGTCACCGATGGAGCGGTGGTCGAGCGCAACACCGTCCAACAAGCTACCTATCTGGCAACCAATGCTTCCATTTGGTGGGCGTATGCGGACAATAACCTCGTTCAATTCAACGAATCGTTTGCCAGTGTGAACGGCGCGGAAGACGGGCATGGCTTCGACGTTGATGCAGGAAACATCAATTCGTTGGTTCAGTACAATTACAGTCATGATAACGCTGGCGGCTTCATGCTGTTCGTAAACGACACTTACAACACAATCAATACCATCGTCAGATACAACATCAGCCAAAACGACAGAAAAAGCATATTCCGATACAGCGGATCCATTGATAACGTCTACAACTACAATAATACGATATACGTAGGAAAATCATCAGGGAACCCGGTGATGAGCGATTACTTCACCAAGGCTTCGGGAGCCCCGCGCAACATTCATAATTATAATAATGTGTACTACAGCGTCGGCGATAAGGGATGGGACTTGACGGGTCAGACATTTGACTACAACGCATATTACGGAGGAAACACATTAGTGCAGGCTGATGCCCATAAGATAACGGACGATCCGAAATTGGTTGATCCCGGAAGCGGCGGCAATGGCATGGATACAGTGAACGGGTACCAATTGCAAGCGACTTCACCACTAATAGGCGCAGGCATACGCATAAACGATAACGGAGGAAGGGATTATTTCGGCAACCCGTTATATAATGGCGCTCCCGATATCGGTGCCCACGAATACGAGGGCAGTGTTCCACCAGCCGGGAACATGCCTGATCCGATCGTCATCGTTCCGAAACGGCCTGCCAGCACACCTGTCGACAATCTAGCTACGCAGGCAGCTGCAAGTACGACATTTCAAACGTCGTCTTCAGGACCGATTGAAAATATCATTGATAATGATTACGACACGGCATGGGAAACCGATACTTCGCCTTCCTTTCCGAACGATATCACGCTCGATTTTGGCGAGCAAACGCTTATGGCCAATCAATTGAAGCTTAATACAAGATACGGAAAGGATTTGGGTATTACGAACTTTGATCTTGAATACCGTAATGGTTCGGCATGGATTCCCTTACGCACCAATATCAATCTGACTTGGGATTTGAACACGGGCGCAAATGAGATCAAATCCGTGGAATTTCCACTTACTCGATTCTCTCAAATCAGATTGAAGGTCCATGACGGTGTTAACCCATCGGGGCGAATCGCACTGAACGAGCTTGAATTGTATAACAATCCTGAACTATCCAAAGATATGGTCACCACGACCTTTGCGACGGGGGCAGGCACCATTACTAACATCATCGACAACAATTTGAACTCTGCATGGGGAAGTACCGGAGATGTAACCTTTCCAGGTTATATTACTCTTGACTACGGCAATCATAGGGTACCGGTCAACAAGGTTACGTTAGTCACGTTTTTTGGGATCGGTCAGGGTATTACCAATTTTGATGTGGAGTATTTTGACGGTAGCCGTTGGGTGACGGCATTATCTGGCGCATCGGTGGAATGGAATCTGAACGACAGCACCAAAGAACGCCAGAGCGTTTCTTTCCCAACGGTAAACGCCTATAAACTTCGGTTAAAGGTGAATGACGGGAATCGGATATGGGGGAACATCGCGTTAAATGAACTCGTCGTTGAGCATATCGTTGATAACGTACCCGTTACTGGAATAATAGTGGATACACCGGAGCTTGTGTTTAATTCCTCTTCCGGCCGGAGTAGAGAGCTCCACGCAACGGTTATGCCGGATCATGCAACCAATAAAAATATTACATGGAGCACGAATCAAGGGCAGGTGGCAACGGTAGACGATCATGGCATCGTGACAGCCGTAGAGGAAGGAAGGGCTGTTATCACGGCAACGACGGAAGACGGCAATTTTCAGGCCTCCAGCCATATTACGGTGGACTGGACAGCTCCGGAGATCACGATATATCAAGTTGTAACATCAGAATATAACACGGGCGTGTTTCAACCCAAATTTGAAGTAGCGGACATTCTGTCAGGTGTCAACCATGCAAAAACCGAAGTCATCTTGGATGGAAACGTATTAACGGATTTAACTGATATTCCGTTATACAAACTTGAGCAGGGTACACATACGTTTACGATAAAAGCAATTGATTTAACAGGGAATTCATCTATACAATCAATAGACTTTCAGGTGAAAACAAGTTATGCCGCTCTTGAGGAGCTGGTTCAACGTTTCGCAGACGAGGGAACCATTGATAACAAAGGGATTGCTAACAGTCTGCTGAAAAAATTGCAAAAACAAAACCTAAGCAGTTTCATTTCTGAAGTCCATGCACAAAAAGGGAATCATATCTCCGCCGAGGTTGCGGAATATTTGTTACGCGATGCAGCGACGCTCCTTAACCCATTGTAG
- a CDS encoding response regulator transcription factor, producing the protein MPTILVADDDANIRELVCLFLRNEGFITVEAADGKEALTVYAETHIDLVVLDIMMPIMDGWILCSELRRTNPDLPLLMLTARGETWEKVKGFELGTDDYLTKPFDPLELTVRVKALLKRYRIGSTQMIQFGNVILDRQTYKVMRGTESLTLPLKEFELLYKLAGTPGQVYTREQLIDQIWGINYAGDDRTVDVHIKRLRERFATTPDFRIETVRGLGYRLEVYE; encoded by the coding sequence ATGCCTACTATACTGGTTGCTGACGACGATGCGAATATTCGCGAACTCGTCTGTTTATTTCTAAGAAACGAAGGTTTTATAACGGTCGAAGCCGCGGATGGCAAGGAAGCACTAACCGTCTACGCCGAAACCCATATCGATCTTGTCGTGCTTGATATTATGATGCCGATTATGGATGGCTGGATATTGTGCTCGGAGCTGCGAAGAACCAATCCTGATCTTCCGTTACTTATGCTGACAGCAAGAGGCGAAACATGGGAGAAGGTGAAAGGGTTCGAACTGGGGACGGATGATTATTTGACGAAACCATTCGATCCGTTGGAGTTGACGGTTCGCGTTAAGGCATTATTGAAACGATATCGGATTGGCTCCACGCAGATGATTCAGTTCGGAAACGTCATTCTTGACAGGCAGACCTATAAGGTGATGAGAGGGACGGAGTCGCTCACGCTGCCGCTCAAGGAGTTCGAATTGCTGTATAAGCTCGCGGGAACACCCGGGCAAGTCTATACTCGCGAGCAGTTGATTGACCAGATATGGGGGATCAATTACGCAGGAGATGATCGAACGGTAGATGTACATATAAAGCGCCTGCGTGAACGGTTTGCGACTACACCCGATTTTCGGATCGAAACGGTTCGCGGGCTTGGGTATCGGCTTGAGGTTTATGAATGA
- a CDS encoding sensor histidine kinase → MIRSLYIRVVLTFLVSVIAGTIIAFFMSSWIFKEKLNEYAQINLRNFGEDIVRIYKTIPLREADLFVSEMKQLELYHIRIYEATGQFQSYGKLNGHKPATVRMEQVKKVLNGSVVQDTSNGIASIFLGLPLKTEVGTKAMFLEMLAPPSASFVINWALIFGTYLLIAGSLLILVASVFLVRPIKKLTKATKRIATGDFNVKLNIKQTSELGTLARSFEEMTNDLQQLEQMRREFVTNVSHEVQSPLTSISGYAQALKQVDLSDQERSRYLDIIIAEAKRMSKMSDSLLKLSMLESQSQQLRFVTLGLDEQIRRVIVALQPQWSAHNIHFELDLQTVKVTADHDQLNQVWTNILGNSIKFSKDGGVISVSIKQDIKYVSVRISDTGIGISLEDQKRIFERFFKADRSHSRKYDGSGMGLAIVKQIVSLHQGDVRVESEPGQGATFIVTLPITPPPD, encoded by the coding sequence ATGATCAGATCCTTATATATTCGTGTGGTCCTGACATTTCTGGTCTCCGTCATCGCAGGAACGATCATTGCTTTTTTTATGTCCTCTTGGATATTCAAAGAAAAATTGAACGAGTACGCTCAAATCAACTTACGTAACTTTGGCGAAGACATCGTCCGGATATACAAGACCATTCCGTTACGTGAAGCGGACTTGTTCGTAAGTGAAATGAAGCAGCTCGAACTCTATCATATTCGAATTTATGAAGCAACGGGTCAATTCCAGTCTTACGGAAAGCTTAACGGACACAAACCTGCTACTGTGAGGATGGAGCAAGTAAAAAAAGTATTAAATGGAAGCGTTGTTCAAGACACTTCAAATGGTATTGCCTCAATTTTCTTAGGTTTGCCGTTAAAAACGGAAGTGGGAACGAAGGCGATGTTTTTGGAAATGCTCGCCCCTCCTTCCGCCTCATTTGTCATTAACTGGGCATTGATATTTGGAACCTATTTGTTGATTGCAGGAAGCTTATTGATTCTGGTTGCTTCTGTATTTCTGGTAAGACCGATCAAAAAGCTGACAAAAGCAACCAAACGTATAGCGACTGGAGATTTCAACGTCAAGCTGAATATTAAGCAAACGAGTGAGCTGGGGACGTTGGCTCGCAGCTTCGAAGAAATGACGAATGATCTGCAGCAGCTGGAGCAGATGCGCAGGGAATTTGTAACGAACGTGTCGCACGAGGTTCAGTCCCCGCTCACCTCAATATCCGGTTATGCTCAAGCGCTCAAGCAAGTGGACCTCTCAGATCAAGAACGAAGCCGGTATCTTGATATTATCATCGCTGAAGCGAAGCGGATGTCCAAAATGAGTGATAGCCTGCTCAAGCTGAGTATGCTTGAGTCGCAGTCACAGCAACTGCGGTTTGTCACACTCGGCCTTGATGAACAGATCCGGCGAGTCATCGTGGCGCTGCAGCCGCAGTGGTCTGCTCACAACATTCATTTTGAGCTTGATCTGCAGACCGTTAAAGTAACGGCTGATCACGATCAGTTAAATCAGGTATGGACGAACATCCTTGGCAATAGCATCAAATTTTCCAAGGACGGCGGCGTGATTAGCGTCAGCATCAAACAAGATATCAAATACGTCTCTGTTCGAATATCCGATACTGGCATTGGTATCTCTCTCGAAGACCAGAAGCGAATATTCGAACGTTTTTTCAAGGCCGATCGTTCCCACAGTCGCAAGTATGACGGCAGCGGTATGGGACTTGCCATCGTTAAACAAATCGTATCCCTGCATCAAGGCGACGTCCGAGTGGAAAGTGAACCTGGTCAAGGAGCTACCTTCATTGTTACCTTGCCAATCACTCCCCCACCAGATTAG
- a CDS encoding alpha/beta hydrolase, which yields MTQIVEKKTGNSTKTKKVRNLVLKIMGAIVIAIVLFLGIVYITNVISNNSEAKRIEAYGQHVSVDGKNMNVFIQGEGEETVVLLPGYGTAAPALDFKLLIDELSPFYKVVAVEPFGYGLSDATEKERTTANIVSEVHEALQELNIDRYTLMGHSIAGIYGIDYVNKYPDEVSAFVGIDSSVPTQPGMDAKLPINTFAFLKKSGLLRLGMKISADPYTGLAFENQTVEQMKLISNKNMYTPTTLNEMEHISSNFKGAQDLTFPKDLPLLLFVQANNEGVEGWIPLHEGQIKDSVHGKVITMNGSHYLHHTHFKEIAENFRAFMKEVDGVPPTN from the coding sequence GTGACACAGATAGTGGAAAAGAAAACGGGGAATAGCACAAAAACAAAGAAAGTGCGAAACCTAGTACTTAAAATCATGGGAGCAATCGTGATAGCCATTGTTCTTTTTCTAGGTATTGTTTATATCACGAATGTGATCAGTAATAATTCGGAGGCGAAACGAATAGAGGCTTACGGCCAGCACGTATCTGTAGATGGGAAAAATATGAATGTGTTCATTCAGGGAGAAGGGGAAGAAACAGTCGTACTCCTGCCTGGTTATGGAACAGCAGCACCAGCTCTTGATTTTAAGCTGCTTATCGATGAATTATCTCCATTTTACAAAGTTGTCGCCGTTGAGCCTTTCGGTTATGGATTAAGTGATGCAACTGAAAAAGAGCGAACCACGGCGAATATCGTAAGTGAAGTTCATGAAGCTCTACAGGAGCTTAATATTGATCGATACACACTCATGGGCCACTCGATTGCAGGCATTTACGGTATTGATTATGTGAACAAATATCCGGACGAGGTGTCTGCATTTGTCGGAATCGATAGCAGTGTTCCAACGCAACCCGGCATGGATGCCAAATTACCTATAAATACGTTTGCATTCCTCAAAAAATCAGGTCTTTTAAGATTGGGAATGAAAATAAGTGCTGACCCCTATACTGGACTCGCATTTGAAAATCAAACGGTAGAGCAAATGAAATTGATTTCGAATAAAAACATGTATACTCCCACGACTTTGAACGAGATGGAACATATTTCTTCTAATTTTAAAGGGGCTCAAGATTTAACCTTCCCTAAAGACCTTCCACTTCTTCTCTTTGTACAAGCGAATAATGAAGGTGTAGAAGGTTGGATCCCTCTGCATGAAGGGCAGATCAAAGATTCGGTACATGGAAAAGTAATAACCATGAATGGATCCCATTATTTACACCATACCCACTTCAAAGAAATCGCTGAGAACTTTAGAGCATTTATGAAAGAGGTAGACGGAGTACCACCAACAAATTAA
- a CDS encoding sigma-70 family RNA polymerase sigma factor, whose protein sequence is MQREYMFQLLKQMKDGDQQAFRTMYDATYQDVYRTVSFLVDHPQDREDVMNEIYLQMWTSLANYDTNRPFLFWLHGLVIRQVQRFRVKRWRRFRIFERIRDFAREESHWDQPSVLMDGTNQLISQAIQKLTDKQRAVIILRFFHDYTLEEIATILDIPLGTVKSRYHAGIQALRKNIWNLPPERMEKINDY, encoded by the coding sequence ATGCAACGTGAATACATGTTTCAATTACTCAAACAAATGAAAGACGGTGATCAACAGGCGTTTCGTACGATGTATGATGCCACCTATCAGGACGTCTACCGGACCGTTTCCTTTCTGGTGGATCATCCGCAGGACCGGGAAGATGTCATGAATGAGATTTATTTGCAAATGTGGACGTCACTTGCCAATTACGACACGAATCGACCTTTCCTTTTCTGGCTGCACGGCTTGGTCATCCGTCAAGTGCAGAGATTTCGGGTCAAGCGCTGGCGGAGATTTCGAATTTTCGAGCGCATCCGTGACTTTGCCCGGGAAGAATCGCATTGGGATCAACCTTCGGTGTTGATGGACGGCACGAACCAACTCATATCGCAGGCAATCCAAAAACTGACGGATAAACAGCGAGCGGTCATTATCCTCCGCTTTTTTCACGACTACACGCTGGAGGAAATCGCGACCATACTCGATATTCCGCTGGGTACGGTCAAGTCCAGATATCATGCGGGCATCCAGGCGCTTCGAAAAAACATATGGAATCTCCCCCCGGAAAGGATGGAAAAGATCAATGACTATTGA
- a CDS encoding DUF2524 domain-containing protein, with protein MLDNLESDYNCANAGDDLHRLKQELAALREQGTEGQETQEQLNRLENQISFIMNKCDINH; from the coding sequence ATGCTCGACAATTTGGAAAGCGACTACAACTGCGCGAATGCCGGCGACGATCTCCATCGGCTCAAGCAAGAGCTTGCCGCTCTGCGGGAACAGGGTACGGAAGGCCAAGAAACACAGGAACAACTCAACCGATTGGAGAATCAAATCTCCTTCATTATGAACAAATGCGATATTAACCATTAA
- the phnE gene encoding phosphonate ABC transporter, permease protein PhnE — protein MSQSWNDIVPQPKKSRLRWLIYVMLAFVYVWAFSGIPYSGIKETAGQVTKAIFSGLLSPDWDFVYLPDGEDLLRGLLDTLAISILGTIISAVICIPFAFWAAANMTGSIFASGSGKVLLSLIRVFPEIVMALLFIKAVGPGSFAGVLALGLHSVGMLGKLFSEEVEQIDTGPTEALIAAGATRLQIVRFAVLPQVLPGFLSYILYRFEINLRSATILGVIGAGGIGTPLIFALSSRNWDRVGIILLGIIVMITLIDLISGAIRKKLV, from the coding sequence ATGAGCCAATCATGGAACGACATCGTTCCCCAACCGAAAAAAAGCCGGCTCCGCTGGCTCATCTACGTTATGCTGGCCTTCGTTTATGTCTGGGCCTTCTCCGGTATTCCGTACTCTGGCATAAAGGAGACGGCTGGTCAGGTGACAAAGGCTATTTTCTCAGGTTTGCTTTCACCCGATTGGGATTTTGTCTATTTACCAGACGGAGAGGATTTGCTGCGAGGCTTGCTGGATACGTTGGCTATATCCATTCTGGGGACGATCATCTCGGCGGTCATCTGTATCCCGTTCGCTTTCTGGGCCGCGGCCAACATGACCGGGTCCATATTCGCCTCCGGATCAGGCAAAGTGCTGCTCAGTCTGATCCGCGTCTTTCCTGAAATCGTAATGGCACTGTTGTTCATCAAGGCAGTGGGCCCCGGCTCTTTTGCAGGTGTGCTGGCACTCGGTTTGCATTCAGTAGGCATGCTTGGCAAACTGTTCTCCGAAGAGGTGGAACAGATCGATACGGGCCCGACCGAAGCATTGATCGCTGCTGGCGCGACACGGTTGCAAATCGTCCGGTTCGCCGTTTTGCCACAGGTACTGCCCGGTTTTCTGTCGTATATCCTCTACCGCTTCGAAATCAATCTCCGCTCCGCCACCATCCTGGGCGTGATCGGCGCAGGCGGCATCGGGACACCGCTTATTTTCGCGCTGAGCTCACGAAATTGGGACCGCGTCGGCATTATTTTGCTCGGAATTATTGTCATGATTACCTTGATCGACTTGATTTCGGGCGCGATTCGAAAAAAGCTCGTTTAA
- the phnE gene encoding phosphonate ABC transporter, permease protein PhnE, translating into MKMEMETGPFKPSAQSPLLRPKPPGKLKQYMTTAFLLLLVWGSAQQTDASFMELVEGLPNMLDLLREMFPPKWSYLDNILEAMLETIRMALIGTTLGAVLAVPVALLCADNMVKNRWITYPVRFLLNLLRAIPDLLLAALFVAIAGLGPLPGIFALSVFSLGLIAKLTYEALEAIDPGPLEAMTAAGANLPQLIVYGAVPQVRAHFASYTLYTFEINVRAAAVLGLVGAGGIGHYYEVTLGFFEYDKTCMIIIFTLIVVLLIDYLSAKLREKLL; encoded by the coding sequence ATGAAGATGGAAATGGAAACGGGGCCGTTTAAACCATCAGCTCAATCTCCTCTCCTTCGCCCGAAACCACCTGGCAAACTGAAGCAATACATGACTACGGCTTTCCTGCTGCTTCTCGTCTGGGGCAGTGCGCAGCAGACGGACGCTTCCTTCATGGAGCTTGTAGAAGGTCTGCCGAATATGCTCGACCTGCTGCGGGAAATGTTCCCGCCGAAATGGAGCTATCTCGACAACATTTTGGAAGCCATGCTGGAAACGATACGCATGGCGCTGATCGGGACCACGCTGGGCGCCGTCCTGGCCGTTCCGGTGGCGCTGCTCTGTGCAGATAACATGGTCAAGAATCGGTGGATCACCTATCCGGTTCGCTTTCTGCTAAACTTGCTCCGCGCGATTCCCGACCTTCTGCTCGCCGCCTTATTTGTTGCCATAGCAGGACTCGGTCCGTTACCGGGGATTTTTGCCTTATCCGTCTTTTCACTGGGTCTGATAGCTAAACTCACCTATGAAGCGCTGGAAGCGATAGATCCTGGACCGCTGGAAGCGATGACCGCTGCCGGAGCAAATCTGCCACAGCTGATCGTGTACGGTGCTGTCCCGCAGGTTCGGGCGCATTTCGCTTCTTATACGCTGTACACGTTTGAAATCAATGTCCGTGCCGCTGCCGTGCTCGGTCTGGTGGGAGCTGGCGGGATCGGTCATTATTATGAAGTGACACTCGGTTTTTTTGAGTACGACAAGACATGCATGATCATCATCTTCACCCTGATTGTTGTCCTCTTGATCGACTATCTTAGTGCGAAATTGCGGGAGAAATTGTTATGA
- the phnC gene encoding phosphonate ABC transporter ATP-binding protein, with product MIEIRNVSKTYANGTKGLNHINLTIGRGEFVAIVGLSGAGKSTLLRSMNRLHDITEGNIVIDGKSITAAKGKELRRIRRDIGMIFQSFNLVKRSSVLRNVLAGRVGYHSTLRTLLGRFPMADVDLAFQALDRVGIVQKAYARADELSGGQQQRVAIARVLAQEAKIILADEPVASLDPLTTKQVMDDLKRINAESEITTIVNLHSIDLARQYATRIIGLRAGEVVFDGPVSEATDERFTEIYGRPFGKNEVLEETAV from the coding sequence ATGATTGAAATTCGCAACGTTTCGAAAACATACGCCAATGGAACCAAAGGACTGAACCATATCAATCTGACGATCGGCCGCGGCGAATTCGTGGCGATCGTCGGGCTGTCCGGCGCCGGTAAGTCGACCCTGCTGCGGTCGATGAACCGGCTTCACGACATTACCGAAGGCAACATCGTGATCGACGGTAAATCGATCACAGCGGCCAAGGGCAAAGAGCTGCGGCGCATCCGAAGAGATATCGGCATGATCTTTCAAAGCTTCAACCTTGTGAAGCGCTCCTCCGTGCTCCGCAATGTGCTCGCCGGACGCGTCGGGTACCACTCCACCCTGCGCACCCTGCTCGGCCGATTTCCGATGGCCGATGTAGATCTCGCTTTTCAGGCACTCGATCGGGTAGGCATCGTCCAGAAAGCGTATGCCCGGGCCGACGAGCTGTCTGGCGGACAGCAGCAGCGAGTCGCGATTGCCCGAGTGCTTGCGCAGGAAGCCAAGATCATACTAGCGGACGAGCCGGTTGCTTCCCTCGATCCTTTGACTACGAAGCAGGTCATGGATGATTTAAAACGAATTAACGCGGAATCCGAAATTACGACGATCGTGAATCTGCATTCGATCGATCTTGCCCGGCAGTATGCTACGCGGATTATCGGATTGCGCGCCGGGGAAGTAGTCTTTGACGGACCTGTATCGGAAGCGACGGATGAGCGGTTTACGGAAATATACGGACGGCCATTCGGCAAGAATGAGGTATTGGAGGAAACGGCTGTATGA
- a CDS encoding phosphate/phosphite/phosphonate ABC transporter substrate-binding protein yields MEVIVLKKWMKITMPLLLCVAVISGCGGGNTDTGGKAAANAGQENSQGTNTDSSATTESTGYVPDKLTVQFVPSQNADTLEAKAKPLEKLLSDKIGIPVAVSVSTDYNTIVEAMASKKVDVGFLPPTAYVLAKERGAAEVILQAQRYGVKDETGEPTDELVDFYKAMMIVKKDSAIQSVADLKGKKIAYQNVSSSAGYVWPAAVLMDNGIDPMKDVEPITVKGHDQAVLAVLNGDVDAAAIFQDARNVVKNDYPTVFEDTRVLTYTEEIPNDTITVRSDMSPEWIEKLQTAFIEIGQDEEGHKIISEIYTHEGYVKSDDSRFEIVREYGNKVKTE; encoded by the coding sequence ATGGAGGTCATTGTTTTGAAAAAATGGATGAAAATCACCATGCCCCTGTTATTGTGCGTCGCTGTCATCAGCGGATGCGGCGGCGGAAATACCGACACCGGCGGCAAAGCCGCGGCGAACGCCGGGCAGGAGAACTCGCAAGGCACAAATACAGACAGCAGCGCGACCACAGAATCTACCGGGTATGTCCCTGATAAACTGACGGTCCAATTCGTTCCTTCCCAGAATGCCGATACGCTTGAAGCCAAAGCCAAGCCGCTCGAAAAGCTGCTGTCCGACAAAATCGGGATCCCCGTTGCGGTCAGCGTATCGACTGACTATAACACGATTGTAGAAGCGATGGCATCCAAAAAGGTGGACGTTGGCTTCCTGCCGCCAACCGCGTATGTTCTTGCCAAAGAGAGAGGCGCTGCTGAGGTTATACTGCAGGCCCAACGTTATGGCGTTAAGGATGAAACCGGCGAGCCTACGGATGAGCTTGTGGATTTCTACAAGGCGATGATGATCGTGAAAAAGGATTCTGCCATCCAATCCGTAGCCGACCTGAAGGGCAAAAAAATTGCCTACCAAAACGTTTCATCCTCTGCCGGTTATGTGTGGCCTGCGGCGGTTTTGATGGATAACGGGATCGACCCGATGAAGGACGTCGAGCCGATTACGGTAAAAGGCCATGACCAAGCCGTCCTTGCCGTGTTGAACGGCGATGTCGATGCAGCTGCCATTTTCCAGGATGCCCGCAATGTCGTCAAGAACGATTACCCCACCGTATTTGAAGATACACGCGTACTGACTTATACGGAGGAAATTCCGAACGATACGATCACCGTGCGCTCCGATATGAGCCCGGAATGGATTGAGAAGCTGCAAACCGCGTTTATCGAGATCGGCCAGGACGAAGAAGGCCACAAGATTATCTCGGAAATTTACACGCATGAAGGTTATGTCAAATCCGATGACAGTCGTTTCGAGATTGTCCGTGAATATGGCAACAAGGTTAAGACCGAGTAA